One Paraburkholderia sp. IMGN_8 DNA window includes the following coding sequences:
- a CDS encoding APC family permease: protein MNEPYSPTRLVDAENPVELKGNTLGLWQIVFLVISAAAPLTGMLGAVPPAISLGNGAGIPGAFVIAGVILLIFSVGFASMSRHVVRAGAFYAYITAGLGRPLGMAGALVALMSYTFIQIALYGLFGFFCTVILSPLLHSSLPWYGYSLICVAVVQFTGIRGIDLNSRLLGILMCLELGILLLLAIAIVVHGGGPNGLTPAPFTPQHVFSGHLGIAVMFAFASFIGFEATAIYGKECRDPKVTVPRATYVSVMLILVFFAFVTWTIVCAYGLADVVAVATKQPGDFWFIQSGKYLGGAVTTVMSFLLLSSIFASLLSFHNTLVRYIHALSLEGILPQALNRVHARYRSPYVASYLQTLSVCVLLGLFIAAGSDAFNIVFSWSSALGTIGIVMLQAVTSFSVIAFFRKTRKDTRVWHSFIAPLVGGIGLLYIGVILVRNLDALSGSDSPIVKSFPWIVFAVALIGVVIGLILRRTRPDIYARFGQ from the coding sequence ATGAATGAACCCTACTCTCCGACCCGTCTGGTGGACGCGGAGAATCCCGTGGAACTGAAAGGCAATACGCTGGGCCTATGGCAGATCGTGTTCCTCGTGATCTCCGCGGCTGCGCCCCTCACGGGCATGCTCGGCGCAGTGCCGCCGGCGATCAGTCTGGGCAATGGCGCGGGCATTCCGGGTGCGTTTGTGATTGCCGGCGTGATCCTGCTGATTTTCAGCGTGGGCTTCGCGTCGATGAGCCGGCATGTGGTGCGCGCCGGCGCGTTCTACGCGTACATTACCGCGGGACTCGGACGGCCGTTGGGCATGGCTGGCGCACTGGTCGCATTGATGTCGTACACGTTTATCCAGATCGCGCTGTATGGCCTCTTTGGGTTCTTCTGTACGGTCATCCTCTCGCCGTTGTTGCATAGTTCGCTACCGTGGTACGGCTATTCCCTGATTTGCGTAGCAGTGGTGCAATTCACCGGCATCCGCGGTATCGATCTGAATAGCCGCCTGCTCGGCATTCTGATGTGTCTCGAGCTGGGCATTCTGTTGCTGCTCGCCATTGCGATCGTCGTGCATGGCGGCGGCCCGAACGGGCTCACGCCGGCGCCGTTCACGCCGCAGCATGTGTTCAGCGGCCACCTCGGCATTGCGGTGATGTTCGCCTTCGCATCGTTTATCGGTTTCGAAGCGACCGCGATTTACGGCAAGGAATGCCGCGATCCGAAAGTGACGGTGCCGCGCGCGACTTATGTGTCGGTGATGCTGATCCTCGTGTTCTTCGCCTTCGTCACGTGGACGATAGTCTGCGCATACGGCCTCGCCGACGTGGTCGCGGTGGCGACCAAACAGCCGGGTGACTTCTGGTTCATTCAGTCTGGTAAATACCTGGGCGGTGCGGTGACGACCGTGATGAGCTTCCTGTTGCTCAGCAGTATCTTCGCGAGCCTGTTGTCGTTCCATAACACGCTGGTGCGCTATATCCACGCGTTGAGCCTCGAAGGCATCCTGCCGCAAGCGCTCAACCGGGTGCATGCCAGGTATCGGTCGCCGTATGTCGCGAGCTATCTGCAAACGCTGTCGGTGTGCGTGTTGCTGGGGCTCTTTATCGCAGCGGGCAGCGATGCGTTCAACATCGTGTTCAGCTGGAGTTCGGCGCTCGGCACGATCGGCATTGTGATGCTGCAAGCGGTGACGAGTTTTTCGGTGATCGCGTTCTTCCGCAAGACTCGCAAGGACACACGCGTATGGCACTCGTTTATCGCGCCGCTGGTGGGCGGCATCGGCCTGCTGTATATCGGCGTGATTCTGGTGCGCAATCTCGATGCGCTCAGCGGCTCCGATAGCCCGATCGTCAAGTCATTCCCATGGATCGTATTCGCGGTGGCGCTGATCGGCGTCGTGATCGGTCTCATTCTGCGCCGGACGCGGCCCGATATTTACGCGCGCTTCGGCCAGTGA
- the styD gene encoding phenylacetaldehyde dehydrogenase StyD, whose amino-acid sequence MNDQVRTETLHTKMFINGEPTPSAAGKTFPIFNPATSKELAQIPDATAEDIDHAVRTSKQAFESDTWRRMPPSTRERLLLTLADLVEKHTDELATLETLNQGKLLAFSKMLEVAGSVQWLRYMAGWATKIEGTTLDLSIAFPPGTRYNASTKRVPAGVVAAIVPWNFPLLMAVWKIAPALACGCTVVLKPAEETPLTAIRLAELAYEAGFPPGVFNVVTGRGETAGAALVKHPLVNKVTFTGSTEVGRIIGRQCADDLKRASLELGGKSPVIVLDDCDPRTAIEGAAGAIFFNHGQVCTAGSRLYVARSIYDEVVQGIAAVADGIALGSGFDAAAQMGPMVSSRHRDKVVGMIAQGKDEGGEVLSRDSASADGDGYFVRPTVIANRACKPLSVVKEEVFGPVLVAMPYDDLEEVLAQANDSEYGLGASVWTNQLDKALRLVDGIEAGTVWVNTHNMVDPAMPFGGFKASGIGREHGRAIVDAYTECKSVCIAY is encoded by the coding sequence ATGAACGACCAAGTCAGAACAGAGACCCTTCACACAAAAATGTTCATCAACGGCGAACCCACACCAAGCGCCGCAGGCAAAACCTTCCCGATCTTCAACCCCGCCACATCAAAAGAACTAGCCCAAATCCCCGACGCCACAGCGGAAGACATAGACCACGCGGTAAGAACATCAAAACAGGCCTTCGAATCCGACACATGGCGCAGAATGCCGCCCTCCACCCGCGAGCGGTTGCTACTAACCCTGGCCGACCTCGTAGAAAAACACACAGACGAACTAGCGACACTAGAAACCCTAAACCAGGGCAAGCTACTAGCCTTCTCAAAGATGCTGGAAGTAGCAGGCAGCGTGCAATGGCTGCGTTACATGGCCGGCTGGGCCACCAAAATCGAGGGCACGACCCTCGACCTCTCGATCGCCTTCCCGCCGGGCACCCGCTACAACGCCTCGACCAAACGCGTGCCGGCAGGCGTAGTGGCAGCCATCGTCCCATGGAATTTCCCGCTCCTCATGGCGGTATGGAAAATCGCGCCGGCGCTCGCTTGTGGCTGCACTGTCGTGCTGAAACCTGCTGAAGAAACGCCTTTGACCGCGATTCGTCTCGCCGAACTGGCTTATGAAGCAGGCTTCCCACCTGGCGTATTCAACGTCGTCACTGGCCGCGGTGAAACGGCTGGTGCGGCACTGGTCAAGCATCCTTTGGTGAACAAGGTAACCTTCACAGGTTCGACTGAGGTGGGCCGCATCATCGGCCGCCAATGCGCTGACGATCTGAAACGCGCGTCGCTGGAATTGGGCGGCAAGAGCCCCGTTATCGTGCTCGACGATTGCGATCCGCGCACAGCGATTGAAGGCGCCGCTGGGGCGATTTTCTTCAATCATGGCCAGGTTTGTACCGCGGGTTCGCGCTTGTATGTCGCGCGGTCGATCTACGACGAAGTGGTGCAAGGTATCGCCGCTGTGGCGGATGGAATTGCCCTAGGCTCGGGATTCGATGCTGCGGCGCAGATGGGGCCGATGGTTTCGTCGCGGCATCGGGATAAGGTTGTGGGCATGATTGCGCAAGGCAAGGATGAAGGGGGCGAGGTTTTGTCTCGTGATTCTGCTTCTGCTGATGGTGATGGGTACTTTGTTCGGCCTACTGTGATTGCTAATCGGGCGTGTAAGCCGCTTTCTGTCGTTAAGGAAGAGGTTTTTGGACCTGTGCTTGTGGCTATGCCTTATGACGATCTTGAGGAGGTTTTAGCTCAGGCTAATGATTCTGAATATGGGCTTGGGGCCAGTGTCTGGACTAATCAGCTCGATAAGGCCCTGAGGTTGGTCGATGGGATCGAGGCCGGAACGGTTTGGGTCAATACCCATAATATGGTTGATCCTGCTATGCCGTTTGGAGGGTTTAAGGCGTCCGGGATCGGACGCGAACACGGGAGGGCTATTGTGGATGCTTATACTGAATGTAAGTCGGTTTGTATTGCTTATTGA
- a CDS encoding LysR substrate-binding domain-containing protein, translating into MPALNALKAFEVAGRTGSFTRAAELLNVTQSAVSRQVRQLEAQLGETLLLRHHHHLELSAAGRVLLQALQQSFDRIELTVRSLQEKTHRNRLRINAPPTFTSRWLMPRLGRLRDAYPHLELSLSTRVDDNLAESGVLDCAIRFGNGEWEGFDNRLLMNERHIAVCAPALLARQAGRAAIDLNQFTLLHVLASADQRYLTWQHWLKAAGIENVDTRGGYEFDLLDHAIRAATDGLGVTIADRHMIARELAEGQLVQVLNVHVDGHQSYWLVTRAGQDELPHVALFRDWLQQEIWLSERALDSSESAQLGDAL; encoded by the coding sequence ATGCCCGCGCTGAACGCGCTCAAAGCCTTCGAAGTCGCCGGCCGCACAGGCAGCTTCACGCGCGCCGCCGAGTTGCTGAACGTGACGCAAAGCGCCGTCAGCCGGCAGGTCCGGCAACTGGAGGCGCAGCTCGGCGAGACGCTATTGCTGCGTCACCATCACCACCTGGAACTGTCCGCCGCCGGGCGTGTCCTGTTGCAGGCCCTGCAGCAATCGTTCGACCGGATCGAACTGACGGTGCGCAGCCTGCAGGAAAAGACCCACCGCAATCGATTGCGCATCAACGCGCCGCCCACTTTTACGAGCCGCTGGCTGATGCCGCGGCTGGGGCGTCTGCGTGACGCGTATCCGCATCTGGAATTGAGCCTGTCGACCCGTGTCGACGACAATCTGGCCGAGTCGGGCGTGCTCGACTGCGCGATCCGTTTCGGCAATGGCGAGTGGGAAGGTTTCGACAACCGTCTGCTGATGAACGAGCGGCACATCGCGGTTTGCGCGCCCGCGTTGCTGGCGCGCCAGGCCGGCCGCGCGGCGATCGATCTGAATCAGTTCACGCTGTTGCACGTGCTCGCGAGCGCCGATCAGCGCTACCTGACGTGGCAACATTGGCTGAAGGCCGCCGGCATCGAAAATGTCGACACACGTGGCGGTTACGAATTCGACCTGCTCGATCATGCGATTCGCGCCGCGACCGACGGGCTCGGCGTGACGATCGCCGATCGTCACATGATCGCGCGCGAACTGGCGGAGGGACAGCTGGTGCAGGTGCTAAACGTGCATGTCGACGGGCATCAGTCGTACTGGCTCGTCACGCGCGCCGGACAGGACGAACTGCCGCACGTCGCGCTGTTTCGCGACTGGTTGCAGCAGGAGATCTGGCTCAGCGAGCGGGCACTCGATTCGTCGGAGTCAGCGCAGTTGGGCGACGCGCTTTGA
- a CDS encoding primary-amine oxidase, translated as MNTNTTKAAHVPVHPLDPLRPDEMQLACDLVKAAEKLDAHARFPVVELREPPKAEVVAFKAGEYFSRTAFVLAIDRTNGATIEFLVDLGEKKVASRKVLPFDQAPYGQPPVMIDDFMNAEQIVKNDDAWRVAVMKRGLTEKDLERVQVDPFSAGCFDRENENGRRLVRCVSYYRETVTDNGYAHPIEGVVAVVDLLEKRVIELVDDGRIIPIPRAKHNYDTPSLGEPRDTLKPLSISQPEGPSFKIDGWHVSWQNWTFRVGFTPREGLVLHQLSWDDGKNARPIIYRASVTEMCVPYSDPSTNHYWKSAFDAGEYGLGKLANQLELGCDCLGTIRYFDIPSADDFGNAFLMKNAVCMHEEDYGTLWKHYEFRTGVFEMRRSRRLVISFFATVGNYDYGFYWYLYQDGTIQLECKLTGIVQTSAVADGDTYPWGGMITGNLGGPTHQHFFNARLHMMVDGERNSVTEHEFVPRPMGETNPYGNVFDTTRRVFKTESEAARLANGSTGRYWKVINPNVKNAVGANPGYKLIVNDSPLMLADERSKVRQRGGFATRHVWVTPFDPAERYASGDYPNQHSGGDGLPRYIEANRNIENEDLVLWHSFGHTHVCKPEDFPVMPVEYAGFMLKPNNFFSANPTMDLPSERDQNSVEDGKPADRACCKH; from the coding sequence ATGAACACGAATACCACGAAAGCCGCTCACGTCCCCGTTCATCCGCTCGATCCGCTGCGGCCGGACGAAATGCAGCTTGCCTGCGACCTCGTGAAAGCCGCTGAAAAACTCGACGCGCATGCGCGTTTTCCGGTCGTCGAATTGCGCGAGCCGCCGAAGGCCGAAGTGGTTGCGTTCAAAGCCGGCGAATACTTTTCGCGCACGGCTTTTGTGCTGGCAATCGATCGCACGAACGGCGCGACCATTGAATTTCTCGTCGACCTCGGCGAAAAGAAAGTCGCCTCGCGCAAGGTGTTGCCATTCGATCAGGCACCCTACGGCCAGCCGCCGGTGATGATCGACGACTTCATGAACGCCGAACAGATCGTCAAGAACGACGACGCGTGGCGCGTCGCGGTGATGAAACGCGGCCTGACCGAGAAAGATCTTGAGCGTGTGCAGGTCGATCCGTTTTCCGCCGGTTGCTTCGATCGCGAGAACGAAAACGGCCGGCGCCTCGTGCGTTGCGTGAGCTATTACCGCGAGACCGTGACCGATAACGGCTACGCGCATCCGATCGAGGGCGTGGTCGCGGTGGTCGATCTGCTCGAGAAGAGAGTCATCGAACTGGTGGACGACGGCCGCATCATTCCAATTCCGCGCGCGAAGCACAACTACGACACGCCGAGCCTCGGCGAGCCGCGCGACACGCTCAAGCCGCTGTCGATCAGCCAGCCTGAAGGTCCGAGCTTCAAGATCGACGGCTGGCACGTGAGCTGGCAGAACTGGACCTTCCGCGTCGGCTTCACGCCGCGCGAGGGACTGGTGTTGCATCAGCTCTCATGGGACGACGGCAAGAACGCGCGCCCCATCATCTACCGTGCGAGCGTCACCGAGATGTGCGTGCCCTATTCCGATCCGAGTACGAACCACTACTGGAAGAGCGCCTTCGACGCGGGTGAATACGGCCTCGGCAAACTCGCGAACCAACTCGAACTCGGCTGCGACTGCCTCGGCACGATCCGCTACTTCGACATTCCGTCCGCCGACGATTTCGGCAATGCATTCCTGATGAAGAACGCCGTGTGCATGCATGAAGAAGATTACGGCACGCTGTGGAAGCACTACGAATTCCGCACCGGCGTATTCGAAATGCGCCGCTCGCGACGCCTCGTGATTTCGTTCTTCGCGACCGTCGGCAACTACGACTACGGTTTTTACTGGTATCTGTACCAGGACGGCACGATCCAGCTCGAATGCAAGCTGACCGGCATCGTGCAGACCTCGGCCGTGGCGGACGGCGACACGTATCCGTGGGGCGGCATGATCACCGGGAACCTCGGCGGTCCGACTCACCAACACTTCTTCAACGCGCGGCTGCACATGATGGTGGACGGCGAGCGCAACTCCGTGACCGAACACGAATTCGTCCCGCGTCCAATGGGCGAAACCAATCCGTACGGCAACGTCTTCGACACCACCAGGCGCGTCTTCAAGACCGAGAGCGAAGCCGCGCGCCTCGCGAACGGCAGCACGGGACGTTACTGGAAGGTGATCAACCCGAATGTGAAGAACGCCGTCGGCGCGAACCCGGGCTACAAGCTGATCGTCAACGACTCGCCGCTGATGCTTGCCGACGAACGTTCGAAAGTGCGCCAACGCGGCGGCTTTGCGACCCGTCACGTGTGGGTCACGCCGTTCGATCCGGCCGAGCGTTATGCGAGCGGCGACTATCCGAACCAGCACTCCGGCGGCGACGGCTTGCCGCGCTATATCGAGGCGAACCGCAACATCGAGAATGAAGATCTGGTGTTGTGGCACAGCTTCGGCCACACGCATGTGTGCAAGCCCGAGGACTTCCCGGTGATGCCGGTCGAGTATGCCGGCTTCATGCTCAAGCCGAACAACTTCTTCTCCGCCAACCCCACGATGGACTTACCGTCCGAGCGCGATCAGAACAGCGTCGAAGACGGCAAACCCGCGGATCGTGCCTGCTGCAAGCACTGA
- a CDS encoding AraC family transcriptional regulator yields MKKVTLNGTFPMIRAAVMGPVVRALDASGADCDALLAAFGMSRRLLSNPYEMLPLTRYVAAFERAAEVLGEPSLGLRLGSELQVTELGPAGLVFLSSPTLNAAMRKFTAALESWQNTTTCELLRDDEWPIWTYQIADPQIWPRRQDAEYSLSTMCHMIRVVRGAAWNPVEVHFEHAAPADLKPYARNFRVPVRFQQPFNGVILRPQDLDASLKSADTQMARMMERHATDLISRDAVPHSIVEQVRDLVTRRLAHEKLIVADIAKDLGLSHRSLQRHLAQEGTSVRQIVREERQRSVEGLLEREGLTNAAIARAVGYADATVLWRATRNWKKQ; encoded by the coding sequence ATGAAAAAAGTCACGCTCAACGGCACTTTCCCGATGATTCGTGCCGCCGTGATGGGGCCGGTTGTGCGCGCGCTCGATGCATCGGGCGCCGATTGCGATGCGCTGCTCGCGGCGTTCGGCATGAGCCGGCGGCTCCTGTCCAATCCGTATGAGATGCTGCCGCTCACGCGCTACGTGGCGGCTTTCGAGCGCGCGGCCGAGGTGCTCGGCGAGCCGTCGCTCGGCTTGCGGCTGGGCAGCGAATTGCAAGTGACCGAACTGGGGCCGGCGGGCCTGGTGTTTCTATCTTCGCCGACCTTGAACGCGGCGATGCGCAAGTTCACGGCCGCATTGGAATCGTGGCAAAACACGACGACCTGCGAGTTGCTGCGCGACGACGAATGGCCGATATGGACCTATCAGATCGCCGATCCGCAAATCTGGCCACGCCGCCAGGACGCCGAGTACAGCCTGTCGACGATGTGCCACATGATCCGGGTCGTGCGCGGCGCCGCGTGGAATCCGGTCGAAGTGCATTTCGAACATGCCGCGCCCGCGGATCTCAAACCGTACGCACGCAATTTTCGCGTGCCAGTGCGCTTTCAGCAGCCTTTCAATGGCGTGATCCTGCGTCCGCAAGATCTCGACGCATCGCTTAAAAGCGCCGATACGCAGATGGCGCGCATGATGGAACGCCACGCCACCGATCTGATCTCGCGCGATGCGGTGCCGCACAGCATCGTCGAACAGGTACGCGATCTGGTGACGCGGCGGCTCGCGCATGAAAAGCTGATCGTCGCCGACATCGCGAAAGATCTCGGTCTCTCGCATCGCTCGTTACAACGGCATCTCGCGCAAGAGGGGACTTCCGTGCGGCAGATCGTGCGCGAAGAACGGCAGCGCAGTGTCGAAGGCCTGCTCGAACGCGAAGGGCTTACTAATGCCGCGATTGCACGCGCCGTAGGTTATGCGGATGCGACGGTGTTGTGGCGCGCCACGCGCAACTGGAAAAAACAATAG
- a CDS encoding acetoacetate--CoA ligase codes for MDRSDLLDASSSAAPRLPIYGIQPDRAAASQMTALTRALEAHTGHIFANYEALHDFSVRDYRTFWSFLLQWSQGVDWSGSTEPACVGDECEHARFFPQVRLNYADALLSLAVAPAQAPALTACHADGRKLRLNRGELRERVARLADALSALGLSEGDRVIAVMRNDAAAIVTALAVTALGATLSTVAPEMSVETMLDRFAPLEPRLLFAHTAAQPFDTGTPVQTNVAALAAALPSLQGIVALDGGSLPGTVEPAVYAVDELIASGDATRFVWRQFPFNQPLFIMFSSGTTGKPKCIMHGAGGVLLEHLKEHRLHSDLRPGDRLFFHTSCAWMMWNWQLSALASGVEIVTYDGPISTVDTLWRLVADERVSVFGTSPAYLKMSEEAGLAPGKQFDLGALRAMMSTGAVLYDAQFAWVRDHVKPLPLQSISGGTDILGCFVLGNPNLPVYAGEAQCKSLGLDIQSWERGKRTDGAGQLVCTNPFPSRPLGFFGDADGTRFHAAYFADNPGVWTHGDLVEFLRDGSVRLHGRSDGLLNVRGINVGPGEIYRVLNDIPEIREAMVVQQQARAAPAGDSAAATVEPRVVLLLVLRDGCVLNGALAARVRRDLARRASPAHVPDRIIAVDALPVTHNGKPSEAAARQAVNGLPAGNAAALRNPACLDAIRNHPALNLATREIPPPGETRELLERHLQAHWERLFDFAPIDRDDNFFDLGGHSLLAARMFAEIRQTTGRAIPLATLMVAPTIASLAAAIDASAQQPAASPTLVQVRAGEGTPIFLAHSVSGSVMECLTLVNALRSPRPVYGLQARGLDGERPAHRRVEDMAASYVEQMRRAQPAGPYAIAGFSFGGLVAFEIAQQLRRAGERIELLCLLDTYVHEDFLPLSVRVRHRWRMAGGQWRKLREVPAPQLPGYLAAKLMGVTDIMRRRTGRSVRRPDPFTATLPPTLRRIRETMGAAMMTYRPRPYDAGPIIYLRAAIAERERGDPMPLWRRIARAGLVVADVSGGHGDMIVEPNVQRVAALLDERLENL; via the coding sequence ATGGATCGATCGGATTTGCTCGACGCTTCTTCCAGCGCCGCACCGCGCCTACCCATCTACGGCATCCAGCCGGATCGTGCCGCGGCATCGCAAATGACGGCGCTCACGCGCGCGCTCGAGGCTCATACCGGCCACATCTTCGCAAACTATGAGGCGCTGCACGATTTCTCGGTGCGGGACTACCGGACCTTCTGGTCATTCCTGTTGCAGTGGTCGCAAGGCGTGGACTGGTCGGGCAGCACCGAGCCTGCATGCGTGGGCGATGAGTGCGAGCATGCGCGTTTCTTCCCGCAGGTGCGCCTGAATTATGCGGACGCGCTGCTGAGCCTCGCGGTCGCGCCGGCGCAAGCACCGGCACTCACGGCCTGTCACGCGGATGGCCGCAAGCTGCGCCTGAACCGCGGCGAATTGCGCGAACGCGTTGCGCGTCTGGCCGATGCGTTGTCGGCGTTGGGATTGAGCGAGGGCGACCGGGTGATCGCCGTGATGCGCAACGACGCCGCCGCGATCGTGACCGCGCTGGCCGTCACCGCGCTGGGCGCCACGCTATCGACCGTTGCGCCGGAAATGAGCGTCGAGACCATGCTTGACCGTTTCGCGCCGCTCGAACCACGACTCCTGTTCGCGCACACCGCCGCACAACCGTTCGACACCGGCACGCCGGTGCAGACGAACGTCGCCGCGCTGGCCGCTGCGTTGCCGTCGCTACAAGGCATTGTCGCGCTCGATGGCGGCAGCTTGCCGGGCACCGTCGAGCCGGCTGTGTATGCGGTGGATGAACTGATCGCGAGCGGCGACGCAACCCGCTTCGTGTGGCGGCAATTTCCGTTCAACCAGCCGCTTTTCATCATGTTTTCGTCGGGGACCACGGGCAAGCCGAAATGCATCATGCACGGCGCCGGCGGCGTGTTGCTCGAACATCTGAAGGAACACCGCTTGCACAGCGACCTGCGGCCAGGCGACCGGCTGTTCTTCCACACCAGTTGCGCGTGGATGATGTGGAACTGGCAATTGTCGGCGTTGGCGTCGGGCGTCGAGATCGTCACATACGACGGTCCGATTTCGACGGTCGACACACTTTGGCGCCTCGTGGCCGACGAGCGCGTCAGCGTATTCGGCACCAGCCCCGCGTACCTGAAAATGAGCGAGGAGGCCGGACTCGCGCCAGGCAAGCAGTTCGATCTGGGCGCATTGCGGGCGATGATGTCGACCGGCGCGGTGCTGTACGACGCGCAATTCGCGTGGGTGCGCGATCACGTCAAGCCGCTGCCGTTGCAATCGATCTCAGGCGGCACCGACATTCTCGGTTGCTTTGTGCTGGGCAACCCGAACCTGCCGGTCTACGCGGGCGAAGCGCAATGCAAGAGTCTCGGGCTGGACATTCAGTCATGGGAGCGGGGTAAGCGCACGGACGGTGCCGGCCAACTGGTCTGTACGAATCCGTTTCCGTCGCGTCCGCTCGGTTTCTTCGGCGACGCCGACGGCACGCGCTTTCACGCGGCCTATTTCGCCGACAACCCGGGCGTCTGGACTCACGGCGACCTTGTCGAGTTTTTACGGGACGGCTCCGTGCGTCTGCACGGCCGCTCGGATGGCTTGTTGAATGTGCGCGGCATCAACGTCGGCCCGGGGGAGATTTACCGCGTACTGAACGACATCCCCGAGATTCGCGAGGCAATGGTTGTGCAGCAGCAAGCGCGCGCCGCGCCGGCAGGCGACTCCGCTGCTGCGACCGTTGAGCCGCGCGTGGTGTTGTTACTGGTGTTGCGCGACGGCTGCGTGCTGAACGGCGCATTGGCCGCGCGCGTGCGACGCGACCTCGCGCGGCGCGCATCGCCCGCGCATGTGCCGGACCGCATCATTGCCGTGGACGCATTGCCCGTCACGCACAACGGCAAGCCGTCCGAGGCGGCGGCGCGCCAGGCGGTCAACGGCTTACCGGCCGGCAACGCCGCTGCGCTGCGCAACCCGGCCTGCCTCGACGCGATCCGCAATCATCCTGCACTGAACCTTGCCACACGTGAGATTCCGCCGCCGGGCGAGACGCGCGAATTGCTGGAACGGCATTTACAGGCGCATTGGGAGCGACTATTCGACTTCGCGCCAATCGACCGCGACGACAACTTCTTCGACCTGGGCGGCCACTCGCTGCTTGCCGCGCGGATGTTCGCGGAGATACGCCAGACGACGGGCCGCGCGATACCGCTGGCGACATTGATGGTCGCGCCGACGATCGCGAGCCTTGCTGCTGCCATCGACGCCAGTGCGCAGCAACCCGCCGCATCGCCGACCCTTGTGCAGGTGCGCGCCGGGGAGGGCACACCGATCTTTCTCGCGCACAGCGTGAGCGGTTCGGTGATGGAGTGTTTGACGCTGGTGAATGCGCTGCGCAGTCCGCGTCCGGTGTATGGCTTGCAGGCACGCGGCCTGGACGGCGAACGGCCGGCTCATCGACGCGTCGAGGACATGGCTGCCAGCTACGTCGAACAGATGCGCCGCGCGCAGCCGGCCGGCCCGTACGCGATAGCGGGCTTCTCATTCGGCGGCCTGGTGGCGTTTGAGATTGCGCAGCAACTGCGGCGCGCGGGCGAACGAATCGAGTTGCTGTGTTTGCTCGACACCTACGTGCACGAGGATTTTCTGCCACTGAGCGTGCGAGTGCGGCACCGCTGGCGCATGGCTGGCGGCCAATGGCGCAAGCTCCGCGAGGTACCGGCCCCCCAACTACCGGGCTATCTAGCCGCCAAACTGATGGGTGTAACTGACATCATGCGCCGCCGAACGGGGCGCAGCGTGCGCCGTCCCGACCCATTCACGGCGACGTTGCCACCGACATTGCGGCGCATCCGCGAGACGATGGGTGCGGCGATGATGACTTACCGCCCGCGTCCATACGATGCCGGTCCGATCATTTATCTACGCGCGGCGATAGCCGAGCGGGAGCGAGGCGACCCTATGCCGCTATGGCGAAGGATTGCGCGCGCCGGCCTGGTGGTAGCGGACGTCTCGGGTGGTCATGGAGACATGATCGTGGAGCCGAACGTCCAACGAGTCGCGGCACTGCTGGACGAAAGACTGGAGAACTTGTGA